Genomic DNA from Salinibacter pepae:
GGAGGGCCCCTTTTGCCCCGGCCACTTTGTCCCGGCACCCAGAACCGCCCGGACGGACCGCCCCATGCTCCTTCTGAAAATTAATGTTGTGTAATCGAAAGCGCTTGCGGCAGAACGACGGCGGGCACTTGGGGGGGTTGGACCCGGCACTGACTGGCAGGGACGAGCCGCCACGGCGGGGCGGTCGTCCCCCCGAAAGAATGCTTCTCACCATCAGAGGGCACGCCCCATGACACTTCTCCGGCGCCTGCGCGACGCGTGGCTCCGACACGCCGTGGCCGCTCACGTCACCGAGCACGACGGAGACTGTCCGCACTGCCGCACGCGGACGATGTGGACGGTCCGCGTCCTCGACGGCTACGTCCGTTGCCAGGCGTGCGGACACAGCCCACTTCACCGAAACGGCTCCGTGCCGACGTGAGGGGCGACCGTATCTTGTGGCCTGCGGCCCGCCTCAGACGCGGACAGGACGGCGGCGGGCGTTACCAGAAAACGACCAGCATCACCGCCGTGAGGGCGAGCACCGTGGCCGCGTGGGCCCGGTAGTTCTTGTACCAGGCCACTGCGGGGCCGGTCTCCAGCACCCGATTCGCCCAGGTCAGGTCGTCGATCTCCTCCTCGGCCGGGGGGGACCCCAGTGTCAGCGAGAAGGCGACGAGCATTCCGAGGCAGAGCGCCGTGAGGATGCCGGCGATGATCGTAAAGTGGAGGTCGATCGGCGCGTCGGCAAACAGGAGGCCGTCCTGGGCGCACAGGAAGACGCCAATCGAAAGGGCATGCCCCCCCAGCAGCGTCGCGAAGGCCCCGCTTCCGTTCGTGCGCGGCCAAAAGATCCCGAGCAGAAAGACAGCCACCACCGGTGGCACCAGGTACGAGAGGACGGACTGAATGTAGCTCCACAGGCCCGGAAACTCGCGAATCTGCGGGGCCCACACCGCCGCGAAGAGCATCAGGATGATCGTCGTAACGCGGCCAACCGTGCCGACCTGTTGAGGCGTAAGGTCCGGCCACCGGGGCTTGACGAAATCGATGGTGATGAGCGTGGAGGCCGAGTTGAGCGTCGAGTCGATGGTGGACATGATGGCGGCGATGAGGCCGGCCATGACGAGCCCCACGATGCCCACCGGCAGCAGGTCCGTCACGAGCGTGGGAAAGACCTGATCGGGGTTGCCAAGGTTCGGGTACAGCTGCAGGGCGAAGGCCCCGGGCAGCACCATGATGAAGAGGGGGAGCAACTTCAGGAGGCCGCCGAGCATGGCCCCCCATCGGGCGTTGTCCAGGTCACGCGCCCCCAGGATGCGCTGCACGATGTACTGGTTGAGGCCCCAGTAGTAGAAGCCGAGGATGGGCACGCCCACGAGCGTGCCGAGCCAGGGCAGCCCCTCGCTCCCCATCGGCCGCATGAGCGACAGGTGCCCGTCCGGCAACTGCGCCGTCGCCTGCGCCCAGGAGAAGTCGAACTCGGCAAACGTGATGCCGGCGATAAAGACAGACCCCACCAGCAGGATGACGGCCTGCAGGATGTCGGTATAGACGACAGCCGCGAGCCCGCCGGCGGCGGTGTACACGCCGGCAATGAGCGCGAGGAGGAAGCACGTCACGTAGAAGTCCATCTCCGGCCCCAGGCCCGGCAGGAGGTCGGGGAAGAACGTTTTGATGACCAGCGTGCCCGCGTAGATCCCGCCCGCCGTGTCGATGATGACGCTCGTGAAGACCGTGAGCCCCGAAAAGTACTTTCGGGAGCGCACATCGAAGCGCTTTTCCAGGTACTCCGGAATGGTCGTGAGGCCCGACCGGATAAAGAAGGGGACGAAGAAGACGGCGATGAACACGAGCACAATCCCGGCCATCCACTCGTAGTTCGACACCGCGATGCCGGTGCGGTAGGCGTCGCCGGCGAGCCCGATCAGGGTGGTGCTCGAAATGTTCGACGCGAAGAGCGAAAACCCGATGGTGCCCCACGCGAGCGTGCGCCCGGCAAGAAAGAGGTCCTCCCCACTCTCGATGCGCTGGGCCACGACGTACCCGATGATCCCGACGACGACGAAGTACCCGACAATGATGGCCAGGTCGAGGGGGGCGAGGGGAAAGTCCGGAGACATGGGGCGGAATGGGATTGGGGAGACGCCGGAGCGCTTGCAGGAAGCCGGAATGGTTTCGCGGCCGTTAATGTAAGCGGTTACGAAAAAGTAGCAAGGGCGAGGAAGGGACGCAAGATGGAGCCTCGTATGGAGGATCCGGCCGTGGGCCCAATTTTGCTTCGGGGCAGCGGGCAAGACGGGGGCAAGACCCCTCCCGCCGTGCGCGTGTTTGACTGCGTGTGTTTGACTGCGTGTGTCTGAGACGTGCCGGCACGGGGGATCCAGGTCCGGGACAAAATCCTCCCGGGCCCCCTTTGCAGGACGGCCTGAAAATGCACGCGACCTGTGTGACGCTTGCGGCATCGCAGAAGCCCATCACTTGACATTGTATTTCCTCAGTATTAGCGTGTAAGCGCTTACGCGAACAGTTTATTACATTCGCGCCCCTTCCATTCGTGTCGACGACCATTTACGACATAGCGGAACGGGCAGACGTGTCGACGGCGACAGTGTCCCGGGTCTTCAACGACGAATCCGGAGTGAGTGAAGACACGCGGCAACACGTGCTCGACGCGGCGGCGGCCCTGAACTACCGTCCCCATGCCTCGGCCCAGAACCTAGCGCGGCAGCACACGAACCAGATTGCCGTCGTGGCGCCGGTCGTGGCAAATTACTTCTACATGCACGTGATGCGGGGCATTCAACACGCCCTTGCGGACCGGGACATGGATCTCATGGTGCACGCCCCGGCGAACCCGCAGGACCGCATTCACGAGCAGCCCGATCCGGAGTCCCTCAATACCTACATGGCCCGGGCGCTCCAGCCGGGGCGAAACGACGGCATTCTTCTGCTCTCGATGCCGTTGACGGAGGAGTGGGCCAACCGACTGGCGGAGACCAGCCGGGCGGTCGTCCTGGTGGACGGCGAGCACCCCCGATTTGAGTCGTTCGCGGTGGACAGTCGGGAGGGGGGGTACAAGGCGACGCAGCACCTGATCGATAGGGGGTACGAGCGCATTGGGCACATTACCGTCGAGTACGACCCGCCCCCGGCCCGCTACCGTCGAGAAGGCTACGAGCAGGCGCTCCGGGACGACAACCGGGCGGTGCGGGACACACTGATCGCGGCGAGCGACGAGCGGCCGTTTGCGTTCTCCGAAAAAGGCGGGTACCGAGCCATGAAGGCCCTTCTTGGACGGGAGCCCCAACCGGACGCAGTGTTCGCGGCGTCGGACATGCAGGCGATGGGGGCCATGCAGGCGGTCCACGAGAACGGCCTCCGTGTGCCGGAGGATCTTGCGATCGTCGGGTTCGACGATCTCGAACTGAGCCGGTGTGCCGGCCTCACGACGCTTCGCCAACCGGCCCGTACCATGGGCGCCCGGGCAACCCGAACCCTGCTTCGACGCATCGAGGCGGACGGCGCCCCCCCGGTGTCGAGCACCGTATTCTCCCCGGAGCTCGTCGTCCGTCGGACGTGCGGGGGGCGGCCCGAGTCCGAAGCCGCGTCGCCCGGGTTCGTGCTGAGAGACCAGTGAAGGGGAGCTTCGGCATTTATAGTGAAGGGGGGGCTTCGGCATTTATTTCGAATGTAAGCGCTTTCTCAATAGAGCATTAGGGGGCATCGTGGGATGGTGGGCGACGGCCCCGGTGATGCGTGCCGGGCGGCGTTCGGCGAAGCGGCTCCCGATCCGATTCCAA
This window encodes:
- a CDS encoding LacI family DNA-binding transcriptional regulator, whose product is MSTTIYDIAERADVSTATVSRVFNDESGVSEDTRQHVLDAAAALNYRPHASAQNLARQHTNQIAVVAPVVANYFYMHVMRGIQHALADRDMDLMVHAPANPQDRIHEQPDPESLNTYMARALQPGRNDGILLLSMPLTEEWANRLAETSRAVVLVDGEHPRFESFAVDSREGGYKATQHLIDRGYERIGHITVEYDPPPARYRREGYEQALRDDNRAVRDTLIAASDERPFAFSEKGGYRAMKALLGREPQPDAVFAASDMQAMGAMQAVHENGLRVPEDLAIVGFDDLELSRCAGLTTLRQPARTMGARATRTLLRRIEADGAPPVSSTVFSPELVVRRTCGGRPESEAASPGFVLRDQ
- a CDS encoding sodium:solute symporter, producing the protein MSPDFPLAPLDLAIIVGYFVVVGIIGYVVAQRIESGEDLFLAGRTLAWGTIGFSLFASNISSTTLIGLAGDAYRTGIAVSNYEWMAGIVLVFIAVFFVPFFIRSGLTTIPEYLEKRFDVRSRKYFSGLTVFTSVIIDTAGGIYAGTLVIKTFFPDLLPGLGPEMDFYVTCFLLALIAGVYTAAGGLAAVVYTDILQAVILLVGSVFIAGITFAEFDFSWAQATAQLPDGHLSLMRPMGSEGLPWLGTLVGVPILGFYYWGLNQYIVQRILGARDLDNARWGAMLGGLLKLLPLFIMVLPGAFALQLYPNLGNPDQVFPTLVTDLLPVGIVGLVMAGLIAAIMSTIDSTLNSASTLITIDFVKPRWPDLTPQQVGTVGRVTTIILMLFAAVWAPQIREFPGLWSYIQSVLSYLVPPVVAVFLLGIFWPRTNGSGAFATLLGGHALSIGVFLCAQDGLLFADAPIDLHFTIIAGILTALCLGMLVAFSLTLGSPPAEEEIDDLTWANRVLETGPAVAWYKNYRAHAATVLALTAVMLVVFW